From a region of the bacterium genome:
- a CDS encoding VOC family protein — translation FDCGIVVAVVGPGGRATEHPMPDYCYFAVEDLEQTLVRAREAGATIEKEIDTYPWGERSFYVRDPWGNPLCFVDDSTLFTGGRFVP, via the coding sequence ACTTCGACTGCGGGATCGTCGTTGCCGTGGTAGGGCCGGGGGGCCGGGCGACGGAACACCCTATGCCGGACTACTGCTACTTTGCCGTCGAAGATCTCGAGCAGACCCTGGTCCGGGCCCGGGAAGCGGGGGCGACGATCGAGAAGGAGATCGACACGTATCCCTGGGGTGAGCGCTCGTTCTATGTGCGCGATCCCTGGGGCAACCCCCTTTGTTTCGTCGATGACTCCACGCTATTTACGGGCGGCCGGTTCGTACCGTAG